In a genomic window of Streptomyces pristinaespiralis:
- a CDS encoding GIY-YIG nuclease family protein, whose translation MDEAMVCAALAALADGPRHTAREALEVVPNEAGLYAVHGDLSAVEALAVGAADRPLYVGKAERSLVGRDLRTHFATGRTGSSTLRRTLAALLREPLGLRAVPRNPARPDGSANYSLESSGDERLTEWMHARLRLSVWVRPDGVVLDEVETAMLDALRPPLNLAKMGSLGDRRVKAARAAMAEEARAWREA comes from the coding sequence GTGGACGAAGCCATGGTGTGTGCCGCTCTCGCCGCCTTGGCCGATGGCCCGCGGCACACCGCGAGGGAAGCCCTTGAGGTGGTGCCGAACGAGGCGGGCCTCTACGCCGTCCATGGTGACCTGTCGGCGGTCGAAGCCCTCGCAGTAGGCGCGGCTGACCGTCCCCTCTACGTGGGAAAGGCAGAGCGCAGCTTGGTAGGGCGCGACCTGCGTACACACTTCGCCACGGGCAGGACCGGCTCCTCCACCCTGCGACGGACGCTGGCGGCGCTCCTGCGGGAACCACTTGGACTACGAGCGGTGCCCCGCAACCCCGCCCGGCCCGACGGCAGCGCCAACTACTCTCTGGAGAGCAGCGGTGATGAGCGGCTGACGGAATGGATGCACGCGAGGCTGCGGCTCTCGGTGTGGGTGAGGCCTGACGGTGTGGTCCTCGATGAGGTCGAGACTGCCATGCTCGATGCGCTACGGCCGCCTCTCAACCTGGCCAAGATGGGAAGCCTGGGTGACCGCAGGGTCAAGGCGGCTCGCGCAGCGATGGCAGAGGAGGCAAGGGCCTGGCGAGAGGCGTGA
- a CDS encoding winged helix-turn-helix domain-containing protein: protein MVLRIHLTARDLARVHLAREPDPVWETLLGLHQLTTPRRGLPVFAPWRRSARARLAEEHLAGPVRMLSTLAPASAGYWPDFLTPDASADGLGAAIEALHATPGQQVRQEMHRLADSYPLPQWARALAGGERHRMEEVATAFRLVHRAVIAPGWTGAAMTTEADRAMRTRVLRDRGVHGLLDSFRPLMDWRPPVLHVRYPEDRDLHLGGRGLRLIPSHFCWHTPIALADPALPQVLAYPVAHPPSWAPAVTRDRHPKALAALLGRTRARVLAALDTTATTGELAQRLKISASSASEHITALREANLAHSQRARAQVIHTLTPLGTALLHGELPPHPVTD from the coding sequence ATGGTGCTGCGCATTCATCTCACGGCCAGGGACCTGGCCCGCGTCCATCTCGCCAGGGAACCGGACCCGGTCTGGGAGACCCTGCTCGGCCTGCACCAGCTGACGACACCACGGCGCGGCCTGCCCGTCTTCGCCCCCTGGCGGCGCAGCGCCCGCGCCAGGCTTGCGGAGGAACACCTCGCGGGCCCGGTCAGGATGCTCTCCACCCTGGCCCCCGCCTCTGCCGGCTACTGGCCCGACTTCCTCACTCCCGATGCCTCGGCCGACGGCCTGGGAGCAGCGATCGAGGCATTGCACGCCACCCCCGGACAGCAGGTGCGCCAGGAGATGCACCGACTGGCCGACAGCTATCCGCTCCCCCAATGGGCCCGCGCTCTGGCCGGCGGCGAACGGCACCGGATGGAGGAGGTCGCGACGGCGTTCCGGCTCGTGCACCGCGCGGTCATCGCCCCCGGCTGGACGGGGGCGGCCATGACCACCGAGGCCGACCGGGCCATGCGGACACGCGTCCTGCGCGACCGCGGCGTCCACGGACTGCTGGACTCCTTCCGCCCCCTGATGGACTGGCGGCCGCCCGTACTGCACGTGCGTTATCCGGAGGACCGTGACCTGCACCTGGGCGGACGAGGCCTGCGGCTGATCCCCTCCCACTTCTGCTGGCACACGCCCATCGCCCTGGCCGACCCCGCCCTGCCCCAGGTCCTCGCCTACCCCGTGGCCCATCCCCCGTCCTGGGCCCCGGCGGTCACCCGCGACCGTCACCCCAAGGCTCTGGCCGCTCTGCTGGGCCGTACCCGCGCCCGCGTGCTGGCGGCCCTCGACACCACCGCGACCACCGGGGAGCTCGCCCAACGCCTGAAGATCTCCGCTTCCTCGGCGAGCGAACACATCACGGCCCTGCGAGAGGCCAACCTCGCGCACAGCCAACGGGCCCGCGCCCAGGTGATCCACACCCTCACCCCGTTGGGCACCGCGCTCCTCCACGGCGAACTCCCGCCCCACCCGGTGACCGACTGA
- a CDS encoding peptidoglycan recognition protein family protein has product MWSRRIVLGSGVVVLALLVMRDAPSRPVRPEPVVVGPVVPQPSIVSRKAWRANEGMVRERATYTGAVSAVFVHHTGHLNGYDCADAPRMLREMQRDHVESDGWDDIGYNFVVDRCGTIYEGRAGGVGRPVQGAHTKGFNGDTIGIAALGTFGPGTTVPPALEAGIVKVAAWKLRPGADPRGTVRLVSTNDESTYKKGEAAELHVISGHRDTFRTDCPGEVLYERLPAIREAVARLRKESQTAR; this is encoded by the coding sequence ATGTGGTCCCGTCGGATCGTCCTGGGTAGCGGGGTCGTGGTGCTGGCCCTGCTGGTGATGCGGGACGCCCCGTCACGGCCCGTCCGGCCCGAGCCCGTCGTCGTCGGTCCGGTGGTCCCGCAGCCCTCGATCGTCAGCCGGAAGGCGTGGCGGGCGAACGAGGGGATGGTCAGGGAGCGGGCGACCTACACGGGTGCGGTGAGCGCGGTGTTCGTCCATCACACCGGTCATCTGAACGGCTACGACTGCGCCGACGCCCCGCGCATGCTGCGCGAGATGCAGCGGGACCACGTCGAGAGCGACGGCTGGGACGACATCGGCTACAACTTCGTGGTGGACCGCTGCGGAACCATCTACGAGGGCCGCGCCGGCGGCGTCGGACGACCCGTACAGGGCGCGCACACCAAGGGCTTCAACGGCGACACCATCGGCATCGCGGCGCTCGGCACCTTCGGCCCCGGCACGACGGTCCCGCCCGCGCTCGAGGCGGGGATCGTGAAGGTCGCCGCCTGGAAGCTCCGGCCGGGGGCCGACCCCCGCGGCACGGTCCGGCTCGTCTCGACGAACGACGAGAGCACGTACAAGAAGGGCGAGGCGGCCGAACTCCACGTCATCTCGGGGCATCGCGACACCTTCCGCACGGACTGCCCCGGCGAGGTGCTCTACGAGCGGTTGCCGGCGATCCGGGAGGCCGTGGCCCGGCTGCGGAAGGAATCGCAGACCGCCCGGTAG
- a CDS encoding alkaline phosphatase PhoX — MTGTSAGRPTGPGFERRTLLRGAAVAAAASLPFQALAARTAAAAPVKLGSDAGYGPLRPVKDQATGLELLQLPRGFEYISYGWTNDLMDDGVRTPGAHDGMAAFRHGDKVHLVRNHERGAGPAFTAPAYNPEAGGGTTTMVFDPDAGRWLESYGSLGGTLRNCAGGPTPWNTWLTCEETFSTTAGKRHGYIFEVASEGKGNPEPYRAMGRFNHEAVAVDPATGHVYETEDRGDASLYRFVPAVPGDLSKGGRLEALRIGTATYDTRSDGEKAYGTVSWVPVDDVDPVLDTVRHQAQANGAAVFSRLEGAWYGNDRIYVITTDGGPARQGQVFELDPATDEFRVLFASPGSEVLNAPDNMCVSPRGGLVLCEDGGGTEYVHGLTTDGEIFRFAANNVDLRGGTAGKNVPAADHTGSEWAGSVFEPKNGNWLFVNIQTPGVTFAITGPWTQGAL, encoded by the coding sequence ATGACAGGCACGTCCGCAGGAAGACCGACCGGTCCCGGTTTCGAACGACGCACCCTCCTGCGCGGGGCAGCCGTCGCCGCGGCGGCTTCCCTTCCCTTCCAGGCGCTTGCCGCGCGGACGGCGGCAGCCGCGCCGGTCAAGCTCGGGTCCGACGCCGGGTACGGTCCGCTGCGCCCGGTCAAGGACCAGGCGACCGGCCTGGAACTGCTGCAGCTGCCGCGGGGGTTCGAGTACATCTCGTACGGCTGGACCAACGACCTCATGGACGACGGCGTGCGCACACCCGGCGCGCACGACGGCATGGCGGCCTTCCGCCACGGCGACAAGGTCCACCTCGTCCGCAACCACGAGCGCGGCGCCGGGCCGGCCTTCACCGCCCCGGCCTACAACCCGGAGGCCGGCGGCGGGACCACCACCATGGTCTTCGACCCGGACGCCGGCCGGTGGCTGGAGTCCTACGGCAGCCTCGGCGGCACGCTCCGCAACTGCGCCGGCGGGCCCACCCCGTGGAACACCTGGCTCACCTGCGAGGAGACCTTCTCCACGACGGCCGGCAAGCGGCACGGCTACATCTTCGAAGTGGCCTCGGAGGGCAAGGGCAACCCCGAGCCCTACAGGGCCATGGGCCGGTTCAACCACGAGGCCGTCGCCGTCGACCCGGCGACCGGGCACGTCTACGAGACCGAGGACCGGGGCGACGCGTCGCTGTACCGCTTCGTCCCCGCCGTGCCGGGCGACCTGTCCAAGGGCGGCCGGCTCGAGGCCCTGCGCATCGGAACGGCGACGTACGACACCCGGTCGGACGGCGAGAAGGCGTACGGCACCGTCTCCTGGGTGCCCGTGGACGACGTCGACCCGGTTCTGGACACGGTGCGTCACCAGGCGCAGGCGAACGGGGCCGCGGTGTTCAGCCGCCTCGAGGGCGCGTGGTACGGCAACGACCGCATCTACGTCATCACGACCGACGGTGGTCCCGCCCGCCAGGGCCAGGTGTTCGAACTCGACCCGGCCACCGACGAGTTCAGGGTGCTCTTCGCGTCACCGGGCTCCGAGGTCCTCAACGCGCCGGACAACATGTGCGTCAGCCCTCGCGGCGGTCTGGTGCTCTGCGAGGACGGCGGCGGCACCGAGTACGTCCACGGACTGACCACGGACGGTGAGATCTTCCGCTTCGCCGCCAACAACGTGGACCTCCGCGGCGGGACCGCGGGCAAGAACGTCCCGGCGGCCGACCACACGGGCTCGGAGTGGGCCGGCTCGGTGTTCGAACCGAAGAACGGAAACTGGCTGTTCGTGAACATCCAGACCCCGGGCGTGACGTTCGCGATCACCGGTCCCTGGACCCAGGGCGCGCTCTGA
- a CDS encoding LysR family transcriptional regulator, protein MSAVPESGGSAEPSVHQLRLFLALSEELHFGRAAARLFMTQSALSRQIQDLERRLGVPLFARDSRTVRLTDAGSALTVEARATVEAMGLLRVRAGQWARTLTGHVVVGTIGAEAAMPYTSAILERLGVLHPGITVEVRSLNFSEHLAQLLSGDIDVAFLRPPVPPDIELLELAVEPRVACLAAGDPLADRSGIRLADLSDRVFVDVPPEVPRVWWDFWAVDPRPDGTRVRYGPVVSDMEGLLLSVARGEGMCFLPAAARDFFPRPGVRYVDVVDLSPSVSALGWPAQRRLRPGVQAMREAAAAVMAAPGREGATSS, encoded by the coding sequence ATGTCTGCCGTGCCCGAGTCGGGGGGATCAGCGGAGCCGAGCGTCCATCAACTGCGTCTTTTTCTGGCGCTGAGCGAGGAGTTGCACTTCGGCAGGGCGGCGGCGCGGCTGTTCATGACCCAGTCGGCGCTGAGCCGCCAGATCCAGGATCTGGAGAGGCGGCTGGGCGTGCCCCTGTTCGCGAGGGACAGCCGCACGGTCCGTCTCACCGACGCGGGCAGCGCGCTGACGGTGGAGGCGCGCGCCACGGTGGAGGCGATGGGCCTGTTACGCGTCCGCGCCGGCCAGTGGGCCCGCACGCTCACCGGGCACGTGGTGGTCGGCACCATCGGCGCGGAGGCGGCGATGCCCTACACCAGCGCGATCCTCGAGCGGCTCGGCGTCCTCCACCCCGGGATCACCGTCGAGGTACGCAGTCTCAACTTCAGCGAGCACCTGGCGCAGTTGCTCTCCGGCGACATCGACGTGGCCTTCCTCCGGCCCCCGGTGCCGCCGGACATCGAGCTGCTGGAACTGGCCGTCGAACCCCGGGTCGCCTGTCTGGCGGCCGGCGACCCGCTCGCGGACCGGTCCGGGATCCGCCTCGCCGACCTCTCCGACCGGGTCTTCGTGGACGTCCCCCCGGAAGTACCCCGCGTGTGGTGGGACTTCTGGGCGGTGGACCCCCGGCCGGACGGCACCCGCGTGCGCTACGGCCCTGTCGTCTCCGACATGGAAGGGCTGCTCCTGTCCGTGGCCCGGGGCGAGGGAATGTGCTTCCTGCCGGCGGCGGCGCGGGACTTCTTCCCCCGCCCCGGGGTGCGCTACGTCGACGTGGTGGACCTGTCCCCTTCCGTGTCGGCCCTCGGCTGGCCGGCCCAGCGCCGCCTCCGACCAGGCGTACAGGCCATGCGGGAGGCCGCGGCCGCCGTCATGGCCGCGCCGGGCCGGGAAGGTGCGACGTCCTCCTGA
- a CDS encoding peptidase inhibitor family I36 protein produces the protein MRKHVLGTLAGAGALAGVMITAPAAHAEPDPPGCPKGYFCAYSEPDQRGTLLMKTAGDWSGEIHSVGSVFNNGYVFPGADHIDLSYGYTTSVRHICLHYNPGPGQYKANIIYATIGTVKWRGEC, from the coding sequence GTGCGTAAGCACGTTCTGGGCACACTGGCCGGAGCCGGCGCCCTCGCAGGTGTGATGATCACCGCTCCGGCGGCCCACGCCGAACCCGACCCGCCCGGCTGCCCGAAGGGATACTTCTGCGCCTACTCCGAGCCGGACCAGCGCGGAACACTGCTGATGAAGACCGCCGGTGACTGGTCCGGCGAGATCCACAGCGTCGGTTCCGTGTTCAACAACGGTTACGTCTTCCCCGGGGCCGATCACATCGACCTGAGCTACGGCTACACGACCTCGGTCCGCCATATCTGCCTGCACTACAACCCCGGTCCCGGGCAGTACAAGGCGAACATCATCTACGCCACGATCGGGACGGTGAAGTGGCGGGGCGAGTGCTGA
- a CDS encoding acyltransferase family protein, whose protein sequence is MNTETGPPAPAPRRRELDVLRALIVLGLVFFHAALVFAPDDDFYVKNAETAGAVTVLAGFGVVWAMPMLFLVAGLGTRHSIRRRGPRSFARERLLRLGVPLVFASLALNPLPQWLRLRAADPGYDESYWRFWPRFLNVRLDPGDFPFILDGRYFETGHLWFVVLLLAFCLLLVPVAGVVAAAGERAVAAMTRRSGLLLLPAVPSALINTLLGMEEDFAGWNRWAYLLFFLCGYALADDVRIRAALRRRAVPVGVLGLALFAASAPGFVAGDDPFTAWSPFALVTRALFGAAGWCWVVAILGWLDRPRDRGPSSGGGGRVWAYLTVAALPLYVLHQPVVVAFAYAVVGRSAPILVKYALIVTGSLAVILLVYEYAVRRTRLTRFLFGMRPDPEPEPGTTAVTAR, encoded by the coding sequence ATGAACACGGAGACCGGGCCACCGGCGCCCGCTCCTCGGCGCCGTGAACTGGACGTGCTGCGCGCCCTGATCGTGCTCGGCCTGGTCTTCTTCCATGCCGCCCTCGTCTTCGCCCCGGACGACGACTTCTACGTCAAGAACGCTGAGACGGCCGGCGCCGTCACGGTGCTGGCGGGGTTCGGCGTGGTGTGGGCGATGCCCATGCTGTTCCTCGTCGCCGGCCTCGGCACCCGGCATTCGATCCGCCGCCGTGGCCCCCGCAGCTTCGCCCGTGAACGTCTGCTGCGCCTGGGTGTCCCCCTGGTCTTCGCGTCGCTCGCCCTCAATCCCCTCCCGCAGTGGCTGCGACTTCGGGCGGCGGACCCGGGGTACGACGAGTCGTACTGGCGTTTCTGGCCCCGCTTCCTCAACGTCCGCCTGGATCCCGGGGACTTCCCCTTCATACTCGACGGCCGCTACTTCGAGACCGGCCACCTGTGGTTCGTCGTGCTCCTCCTCGCCTTCTGTCTGCTCCTCGTACCGGTCGCGGGGGTGGTCGCGGCCGCCGGCGAGCGCGCGGTGGCGGCGATGACACGCAGGTCCGGGCTCCTCCTGCTGCCTGCGGTGCCGTCGGCCCTGATCAACACACTGCTGGGCATGGAGGAGGACTTCGCGGGCTGGAACCGCTGGGCCTACCTGCTGTTCTTCCTCTGCGGCTACGCGCTGGCCGACGACGTCCGGATCCGCGCCGCCCTGCGCCGCCGTGCCGTGCCGGTCGGCGTGCTCGGGCTCGCCCTGTTCGCCGCGTCCGCACCCGGGTTCGTGGCGGGGGACGACCCGTTCACCGCGTGGAGTCCGTTCGCGCTGGTCACCCGGGCCCTGTTCGGGGCTGCCGGGTGGTGCTGGGTGGTGGCGATCCTCGGGTGGCTGGACAGGCCCCGTGACCGCGGACCTTCCTCGGGCGGCGGTGGACGGGTGTGGGCGTATCTCACCGTCGCCGCACTGCCGTTGTACGTGTTGCACCAGCCCGTCGTGGTCGCCTTCGCTTACGCGGTCGTCGGACGGTCCGCGCCGATCCTGGTCAAGTACGCACTGATCGTGACCGGTTCACTGGCGGTGATCCTCCTCGTGTACGAGTACGCGGTGCGCAGGACGAGGCTGACGCGGTTCCTGTTCGGCATGCGCCCCGATCCGGAACCCGAGCCCGGCACAACCGCCGTCACCGCCCGGTGA
- a CDS encoding protein kinase domain-containing protein — protein MQPLQGQDPDRIAGYRLLGRLGEGGMGVVYLARSPRGRTVAVKTIRAELAATPDFRLRFAKETALARQVGGEWTAAVLDADPDAELPWVATAYVAGPTLHQLVAEQHGPLPEHSVRRLASGLCQALGHIHAAGLVHRDLKPSNVMVTIEGPKVIDFGIARALGSSPTEGLTSTGVVVGSPGFMSPEQIRGERLTGASDIFSLGTVLAFAASGRLPFDAAEGRLHALMYRVVHEPPDLTGVPGPLLGLIKECLAKDPADRPTLSELRDREETQYRSPTPWLPPAVLARLGQEAVRLLDQEDPRTRVAPGAQADAEAMAEAPTIRGRPPTAPLTEPSADPVVRADAGQARVPRPRLAEERRRAGGHQDPADGYRTAVYWLLALVALTSALTAVHLLVITSGHLYDDPLPHADDLFSAMFFVDEWSHRVTHLLWNAQLLFGAALSVCWLVWFARVRATAEEFTPGRLRYRPSMAVVGWLLPIANLFLPKQIADDVWHASSPGHSPAPARALNAWWALWLPTFLLWPLFWTPWTELLRERTEFSDDGNLTRLYAYEFLPGAWINLVLHVLVVPTAVAAALFVRRLTAMQAAELDN, from the coding sequence GTGCAGCCTCTGCAAGGACAGGACCCTGACCGCATCGCGGGTTACCGGCTCCTCGGGAGACTGGGCGAAGGCGGCATGGGCGTGGTCTACCTGGCCCGCTCCCCGCGTGGCCGGACGGTGGCTGTGAAGACCATCCGCGCCGAACTCGCGGCAACACCGGACTTTCGGCTCCGGTTCGCCAAGGAGACCGCCCTCGCCCGGCAGGTCGGCGGGGAGTGGACGGCAGCCGTGCTGGACGCCGACCCCGACGCGGAACTCCCCTGGGTCGCCACCGCGTACGTTGCCGGGCCGACCCTGCACCAGCTGGTGGCCGAGCAGCACGGGCCGCTGCCCGAGCACTCGGTACGCCGTCTGGCCTCCGGCCTGTGCCAGGCCCTCGGCCACATCCACGCCGCCGGGCTCGTCCACCGGGACCTGAAACCGTCGAACGTCATGGTCACCATCGAGGGGCCCAAGGTGATCGACTTCGGGATCGCCCGCGCCCTGGGCTCCTCCCCGACCGAGGGCCTGACGTCCACCGGAGTGGTGGTCGGCTCACCCGGCTTCATGTCGCCCGAACAGATCCGGGGCGAGCGACTGACCGGGGCGAGCGACATCTTCTCCCTGGGCACGGTGCTGGCCTTCGCCGCTTCCGGCAGGCTGCCGTTCGACGCGGCCGAGGGCCGGTTGCATGCCCTGATGTACCGAGTGGTGCACGAACCGCCGGACCTCACCGGCGTACCCGGTCCGCTACTGGGACTGATCAAAGAGTGTTTGGCCAAGGACCCGGCCGACCGGCCGACCCTGAGCGAGTTGCGGGACAGGGAAGAGACGCAATACCGCTCGCCGACACCGTGGCTGCCGCCGGCGGTCCTGGCCCGGCTGGGCCAGGAAGCGGTGCGGCTTCTCGACCAGGAGGATCCGCGCACCCGGGTGGCCCCCGGCGCTCAGGCGGATGCCGAGGCGATGGCCGAAGCCCCGACCATCCGGGGAAGGCCGCCCACGGCCCCGCTCACCGAGCCCTCCGCCGACCCCGTGGTCCGCGCCGATGCCGGTCAGGCACGTGTGCCCAGGCCGCGACTTGCCGAAGAGCGCCGCCGCGCCGGCGGCCACCAGGACCCGGCCGACGGATACCGGACCGCTGTCTACTGGCTCCTTGCGCTCGTCGCCCTGACCTCCGCGCTCACCGCCGTCCATCTGCTCGTCATCACCTCCGGCCACCTGTACGACGACCCTCTCCCGCACGCGGACGACCTCTTTTCGGCGATGTTCTTCGTGGATGAATGGAGCCACCGGGTCACTCACCTCTTGTGGAACGCCCAGCTCCTTTTCGGGGCGGCCCTGTCGGTGTGCTGGCTCGTGTGGTTCGCCCGTGTACGCGCCACCGCCGAGGAGTTCACGCCCGGACGGCTTCGGTACCGCCCCTCCATGGCAGTCGTCGGCTGGCTTCTCCCCATCGCGAATCTCTTCCTCCCCAAGCAGATCGCCGACGACGTCTGGCACGCGTCCAGCCCCGGTCACAGCCCCGCACCAGCCCGTGCACTGAACGCCTGGTGGGCGCTGTGGCTGCCCACCTTCCTGCTCTGGCCGCTCTTTTGGACCCCATGGACAGAGCTGCTCAGGGAGCGGACCGAATTCTCCGACGACGGGAATCTGACCCGCCTCTACGCGTACGAGTTCCTGCCGGGAGCGTGGATCAACCTCGTCCTGCACGTGCTCGTTGTGCCGACAGCAGTCGCCGCCGCACTCTTCGTCCGCCGGCTGACCGCCATGCAGGCCGCCGAACTCGACAACTGA
- a CDS encoding magnesium and cobalt transport protein CorA has translation MPVIRNIRRAVRGAKRRTVDLSHPSRSPLGNTVVNCVVYEDGVRQSGACPVDEAMQRVQKSGRGFVWLGLHEPSAEEFARIAELFELHPLAVEDAVHAHQRPKLEAYDETLFAVFKTCRYVEHQELTATSEVVDTGELMVFTGHQFVITIRHGRHGSLGPLREGLERNPELLATGPSSVLHAIADHVVDDFLAVADAMQDDIDQVETAVFSEHAARARSEAGRIYQLKRELLELRRAVAPLDRPLQALATRSLPPVDPDIRAYFRDVADHQARVTEQIGAYDALLDSILQAHLAQVTVAQNEDMRKITAWAAIVAVPTMVCGVYGMNFEHMPELRWVYGYPLTLGVITLACFVIHRGFRRNGWL, from the coding sequence GTGCCGGTGATCCGTAACATTCGCCGCGCGGTGCGCGGCGCAAAACGCAGGACCGTGGACCTGAGCCACCCGTCCCGCTCCCCACTGGGCAACACGGTGGTCAACTGCGTCGTCTACGAAGACGGCGTACGGCAGTCCGGGGCCTGCCCGGTGGACGAGGCCATGCAGCGGGTCCAAAAGTCCGGGCGGGGCTTCGTCTGGCTGGGTCTGCACGAACCGTCGGCGGAGGAGTTCGCCAGGATCGCCGAGCTGTTCGAACTTCACCCACTGGCGGTCGAGGACGCCGTGCACGCGCACCAGCGGCCCAAACTCGAGGCGTACGACGAAACGCTCTTCGCCGTCTTCAAGACCTGCCGTTACGTCGAACACCAGGAACTCACCGCCACCAGTGAAGTGGTGGACACCGGCGAGCTCATGGTCTTCACCGGGCACCAGTTCGTGATCACCATCCGGCACGGCCGTCACGGATCCCTCGGACCGCTCAGGGAGGGACTGGAACGGAACCCGGAGCTGTTGGCCACGGGACCGTCCTCGGTGTTGCACGCCATCGCCGACCACGTGGTCGACGACTTCCTCGCCGTCGCCGACGCGATGCAGGACGACATCGACCAGGTCGAGACCGCGGTCTTCAGCGAACACGCTGCCCGGGCCCGGAGCGAGGCGGGCCGGATCTATCAGCTCAAGCGGGAGCTCCTGGAACTCAGGCGCGCCGTCGCCCCGTTGGACCGCCCCCTGCAGGCGCTGGCGACCCGCTCCCTGCCGCCGGTCGATCCCGACATACGGGCGTACTTCCGGGACGTGGCCGACCACCAGGCGCGGGTGACCGAACAGATCGGCGCCTATGACGCCCTGCTCGACTCGATCCTCCAGGCGCACCTCGCGCAAGTGACCGTGGCGCAGAACGAGGACATGCGCAAGATCACGGCGTGGGCGGCGATCGTCGCCGTACCGACCATGGTCTGCGGCGTGTACGGAATGAACTTCGAGCACATGCCCGAGCTGCGGTGGGTGTACGGGTACCCCCTGACGCTGGGCGTCATCACCCTGGCCTGCTTCGTCATCCACCGGGGCTTCCGCCGCAACGGCTGGCTGTAG
- a CDS encoding PP2C family protein-serine/threonine phosphatase, whose protein sequence is MREHSTVLDELSWKADAGYLIGRLLPFLVIALSVVADSLTSDREPFDRVLFAAPALAAVTWGSRVTAGVGLLSMATSAGLAARRAEDVPGVLINETVLLAVTVAAVWSSRLRQNRELELRQMHSVAEAAQSALQRPMPSHLGSVDLHLLYEASAAGAHVGGDFYKALEARGAVRIMLGDVQGKGLGALETASILLGSFRESAYTAPDLPAVAERLEFSMARYVERTQDSDVASRFATVLLAEIPDDEPVVRLVSCGHPAPIVQHQGVLETADLPSPSPPVNLFGRQGDLFGLGDADFDVQQLPFEPGDRLLMFTDGVSETRDDTGTFYPLEERMRAWIGEPADRMTTLLREDLVRHSGRGFDDDIAAVLVVRR, encoded by the coding sequence ATGCGTGAACACAGCACTGTCCTGGACGAACTGTCGTGGAAGGCGGATGCCGGATACCTCATCGGCCGCCTTCTCCCGTTCCTGGTGATCGCACTCTCCGTCGTGGCCGATTCGCTCACTTCCGACCGTGAACCCTTCGACCGTGTGCTCTTCGCGGCACCGGCACTGGCGGCCGTGACCTGGGGGAGCCGTGTCACCGCGGGCGTGGGGCTGCTGTCCATGGCGACCTCCGCCGGCCTGGCCGCGCGGCGGGCTGAGGACGTCCCCGGCGTGCTGATCAACGAGACGGTGCTCCTGGCCGTGACGGTTGCCGCCGTCTGGTCGAGCCGTCTCCGGCAGAACCGTGAGCTGGAGCTCCGCCAGATGCACTCCGTGGCCGAAGCCGCGCAGTCCGCCCTGCAACGGCCGATGCCGTCACACCTGGGCTCCGTCGACCTCCACCTTCTCTACGAGGCGTCGGCCGCGGGAGCGCATGTCGGCGGGGACTTCTACAAGGCGCTCGAAGCACGCGGCGCGGTACGGATCATGCTGGGTGACGTCCAGGGAAAGGGCCTCGGCGCGCTGGAGACGGCATCCATCCTCCTCGGCTCGTTCCGCGAGTCCGCCTATACGGCCCCGGACCTCCCCGCTGTGGCCGAGCGGCTGGAATTCAGCATGGCCCGCTATGTGGAGCGGACGCAGGACTCGGACGTGGCCAGCCGGTTCGCGACCGTACTGCTCGCCGAGATCCCCGACGACGAACCGGTCGTCCGGCTCGTCAGCTGCGGCCATCCGGCACCGATCGTCCAGCATCAGGGTGTCCTGGAGACGGCGGACCTGCCCTCTCCGTCGCCCCCCGTCAATCTCTTCGGGCGGCAGGGGGACCTGTTCGGGCTCGGGGACGCTGACTTCGACGTCCAGCAACTGCCCTTCGAGCCGGGGGACCGGCTGTTGATGTTCACGGACGGCGTGAGCGAGACCCGTGACGACACGGGGACCTTCTACCCGCTCGAGGAGCGGATGCGGGCCTGGATCGGTGAACCCGCGGACCGCATGACCACGCTCCTGCGTGAGGACCTCGTCCGTCACAGCGGCCGTGGTTTCGACGACGACATCGCGGCGGTGCTCGTCGTACGCCGCTGA